One part of the Methylobacterium mesophilicum SR1.6/6 genome encodes these proteins:
- a CDS encoding NAD(P)-dependent oxidoreductase: protein MAHILVIGASQGIGLETVKAASAAGHRVRAFARSANAISVSAPSVERFPGDALNAPDIAAALDGVDVVVQALGVPGRDLLAPVRLFSDATNLLVPAMEKAGVRRLIAVTGFGAGDSRDAIGLLQRLPFRLVFGRAYDDKDAQEMRIRRSSLDWTLVRPGVLTGGGATGRYRVLDVPSAWRNGLIARADVAHFIVRQIADTDQIRKAVVLINHAFPF from the coding sequence ATGGCCCATATCCTCGTCATCGGAGCCAGCCAGGGCATCGGCCTGGAGACGGTCAAGGCAGCCTCGGCCGCGGGCCATCGCGTGCGCGCCTTCGCCCGCTCGGCGAACGCGATCTCCGTGTCCGCGCCGAGCGTGGAGCGGTTTCCCGGTGATGCCTTGAACGCGCCCGACATCGCGGCCGCCCTCGACGGCGTGGATGTCGTGGTCCAGGCCCTGGGCGTTCCCGGCCGCGACCTGCTCGCCCCGGTCCGCCTGTTCTCCGACGCGACGAACCTCCTCGTTCCCGCCATGGAGAAGGCCGGGGTCCGGCGCCTGATCGCGGTCACGGGCTTCGGCGCGGGCGACAGCCGCGACGCCATCGGGCTGCTGCAGCGCCTGCCGTTCCGGCTGGTGTTCGGCCGCGCCTACGACGACAAGGACGCTCAGGAGATGCGCATCCGCCGGAGCAGCCTGGACTGGACGCTCGTCCGGCCCGGCGTGCTGACCGGAGGGGGAGCGACCGGCCGCTACCGCGTGCTCGACGTGCCGTCCGCGTGGCGCAACGGGCTGATCGCGCGGGCCGACGTGGCCCACTTCATCGTCCGGCAGATCGCGGACACGGATCAGATCCGCAAGGCGGTCGTGCTGATCAACCATGCCTTCCCGTTCTGA
- a CDS encoding L-rhamnose mutarotase gives MARMEADATNAAWWRITVPCQRPLETRSPGEWWAPPDEVFHRDWSGRLRTETQPAGSETWQIYPGRRS, from the coding sequence ATGGCCCGAATGGAGGCCGACGCGACCAACGCCGCATGGTGGCGGATCACCGTTCCGTGCCAACGTCCTCTGGAGACCCGGTCGCCGGGCGAGTGGTGGGCGCCCCCGGACGAGGTGTTCCACCGCGACTGGAGCGGCCGTCTCCGTACCGAAACACAGCCCGCTGGGAGCGAGACATGGCAGATCTATCCGGGAAGACGGTCCTGA